One Chryseobacterium sp. StRB126 genomic region harbors:
- a CDS encoding helix-turn-helix domain-containing protein, with the protein MIEIKPNFEGLCIEKYNINNVFEFHAKAGNLNKLLLCFVSNGTLDLQINTLPFYIQAHSIIMLLPDTDLGNISCSNDLELSVFYISLDFISTYSFLTVLLASDEIKFNPVMKVESTAKKLTWSTVKLIHDYHSKTKEESTVESVQYLLYALLELVSKLYLPVIKNNSLLQTRSQDIIDQFFELLNKHGHLERSVLFYSDQLLLSPQYLSSLIKKETGKPIKQWISYRVIKQAEELLKTTSLSIKEISNQLQFVDSSLFCRYFRRCTGITANTYRENYRIKK; encoded by the coding sequence ATGATAGAGATAAAGCCCAACTTTGAAGGATTATGTATTGAAAAATACAATATAAACAATGTCTTTGAGTTTCATGCAAAAGCAGGAAACCTGAATAAACTGTTGCTTTGTTTTGTTTCCAACGGAACGCTGGATCTTCAAATCAATACCCTTCCCTTTTATATACAGGCCCATTCCATCATCATGCTGTTACCGGATACGGACCTGGGCAATATTTCCTGTAGCAATGATCTTGAATTATCTGTATTTTACATTTCTCTGGACTTTATCAGCACCTATAGCTTTCTGACCGTTCTTCTTGCCAGTGATGAAATCAAATTCAATCCGGTTATGAAAGTTGAATCCACAGCTAAAAAGCTTACTTGGTCCACAGTAAAATTAATTCATGATTACCATTCCAAAACCAAAGAGGAAAGCACTGTAGAATCAGTACAATATCTACTCTACGCCCTTCTGGAATTGGTTTCAAAGCTCTATCTGCCAGTCATCAAGAACAACAGTCTTTTACAAACCAGAAGTCAGGATATCATCGATCAGTTTTTTGAATTACTAAATAAACATGGGCATTTAGAAAGAAGTGTATTATTTTATTCTGACCAATTGCTCCTTTCCCCACAGTACTTAAGCAGCTTGATAAAAAAAGAAACCGGAAAACCTATCAAACAATGGATAAGCTATAGGGTGATAAAACAGGCTGAAGAGCTCCTCAAGACAACTTCACTCTCCATTAAGGAAATCAGCAACCAACTGCAGTTTGTAGATTCTTCCCTATTTTGTCGATATTTCAGACGTTGTACAGGCATTACGGCTAATACCTACAGAGAAAATTATAGAATAAAAAAGTAA
- a CDS encoding MarR family winged helix-turn-helix transcriptional regulator, whose product MDFDFIKELGYKALDSRLKRISDRMSHDVRKFYKEFGIDVEPNWYLVFMLLQKRGEISITDIAEPLGYSHPSVVVIVKKMTEKGYLMIKKDHEDKRKQMISLSPKAIEMLPQLEQVWDSCEKAILKLLSEDLSIFSYLDAIDQELKNESFHLRFKKEYLKSIES is encoded by the coding sequence ATGGATTTTGACTTTATTAAAGAATTAGGTTATAAAGCATTGGATAGCAGATTGAAAAGAATAAGTGATAGAATGTCTCATGATGTTAGAAAGTTTTACAAGGAGTTCGGAATTGATGTGGAACCTAACTGGTACCTGGTTTTTATGCTGCTTCAAAAAAGAGGGGAGATCTCCATTACGGATATTGCAGAACCCTTGGGATATTCTCATCCGTCTGTAGTGGTTATTGTAAAGAAAATGACAGAAAAAGGATATCTGATGATTAAGAAAGATCATGAAGATAAGCGTAAACAGATGATTTCTCTATCTCCAAAAGCTATTGAAATGCTTCCCCAGTTAGAACAGGTTTGGGACAGTTGCGAAAAAGCTATTTTAAAATTACTGTCAGAGGATTTATCTATTTTTTCTTACCTGGATGCAATAGATCAGGAACTGAAAAACGAATCTTTCCATCTTCGTTTCAAAAAAGAATATTTAAAATCAATAGAATCATGA
- a CDS encoding MFS transporter has translation MNTYPKRWQALNFLIAGAFLSPLDYFIVNMALPSIKNAFKASEHQLQMVIAIYGLTYGALVVCGGRLGDLYGRKRIFTLGLYTFLLSSLACAFSPTVTWLIIARLFQGVGASLLAPQVLASIKVLFSSQEQPKAVSLFSSVFGLASVIGQLLGGLLLSIHWNGVSWEMVFLVNVPITIICIAGIHFTMDNNQKESNSGIDFKGSLLLILALLMLICPLIFGQKYQWVWWIFVIMISGISLLVVFIRYEMYLLKNNRPILIDPTLLQQKPFALSLLILFFYNFTSGLFICYPYYLQEFLQQDSMQTGLAIVPYGIAFFLGPLMVSKIKLSTYTMIYIGLGLLMSGFIFSALCFYFQQKPSFITHITLFTAGLGHGTIMPVMMRTAITFTTKEKAGQASGLVSIGMQVGGVMGGAVIGTLFFNMIDVLGFPKAFALSVCMIGAIQIIGIFVNGRLHKYINA, from the coding sequence ATGAACACTTATCCAAAACGATGGCAGGCACTCAATTTCCTGATTGCCGGAGCCTTTCTTTCACCGCTGGATTATTTTATTGTGAATATGGCTTTACCTTCCATTAAAAATGCTTTCAAAGCGAGTGAACACCAACTACAGATGGTGATTGCCATTTATGGACTCACTTATGGAGCTCTGGTAGTTTGCGGTGGGCGGCTGGGAGATCTCTATGGACGTAAGAGAATTTTCACCCTGGGATTATATACTTTTTTATTGTCTTCTCTTGCCTGCGCCTTTTCCCCTACTGTAACATGGCTTATCATCGCAAGGTTATTTCAGGGAGTTGGTGCTTCCCTGTTGGCTCCCCAGGTTTTAGCCTCTATAAAAGTCCTGTTCAGCAGTCAGGAGCAACCCAAAGCAGTAAGTCTCTTTAGTTCGGTATTTGGCTTGGCATCTGTGATTGGGCAGTTGCTTGGAGGATTGCTTCTCAGTATACATTGGAATGGTGTCTCATGGGAAATGGTATTTCTTGTAAATGTTCCCATCACTATCATTTGTATTGCAGGGATTCATTTCACCATGGACAATAATCAGAAGGAATCCAATTCAGGGATTGACTTTAAAGGTTCATTATTACTGATTCTTGCGCTACTGATGTTGATATGTCCTCTTATTTTTGGACAGAAATACCAATGGGTATGGTGGATATTTGTCATTATGATATCAGGGATATCATTATTGGTTGTTTTTATCAGATACGAAATGTATCTTCTGAAAAATAATCGCCCGATCCTTATAGACCCTACATTACTTCAGCAAAAGCCTTTTGCATTGAGTCTTTTGATTCTCTTTTTTTACAATTTCACCTCAGGCTTGTTTATTTGTTATCCTTATTATCTGCAGGAATTTCTGCAACAGGATTCTATGCAGACAGGATTAGCCATTGTCCCTTACGGCATTGCCTTTTTCCTTGGCCCATTAATGGTATCCAAAATAAAACTTTCCACCTATACAATGATCTATATCGGTCTGGGACTATTAATGAGCGGTTTTATTTTCAGTGCATTGTGCTTTTATTTTCAACAAAAACCTTCTTTCATCACTCATATTACCCTATTTACAGCAGGGTTAGGCCATGGTACAATTATGCCGGTAATGATGCGTACTGCCATTACTTTTACGACCAAAGAAAAAGCAGGACAGGCTTCAGGTCTGGTAAGTATCGGAATGCAGGTAGGTGGCGTAATGGGAGGAGCAGTCATCGGAACTTTATTTTTCAATATGATTGATGTATTGGGATTTCCAAAGGCATTTGCATTATCTGTTTGTATGATCGGTGCTATTCAGATCATAGGCATATTCGTAAATGGCAGGCTGCACAAATATATTAATGCTTAA
- a CDS encoding AraC family transcriptional regulator: MKGLHLEGINVKEIKLKGETVFKTTTFLSFIYIIKGKGKLLYDERYIDFTEGKLFIIPQQESYRFESENADLISIECPIEFIDKIRLEADRIESCENLYKLQYISNNYHARAGCVFRNKNDEDFAKALILQIANEFRNRVEDYLIIRNCISILLNLIARNIIQSETSDLQENKKAFSIMKIITYIQKHIKDREKTGIQVIADHFGISGNYFGEYFKQQTGVSYQDYLLDYRLKLVETYLKYSSARLSEIAYELQFSDESHLSKLFKKYRGITPGEYRKKNR, encoded by the coding sequence ATGAAAGGACTCCATCTTGAAGGAATTAACGTGAAAGAAATAAAGCTTAAAGGAGAAACTGTTTTTAAAACAACAACTTTTCTTTCATTTATCTATATCATAAAGGGAAAAGGGAAACTCCTGTATGATGAACGCTATATTGATTTTACAGAGGGTAAGCTATTTATTATTCCACAACAGGAATCTTATCGTTTTGAAAGTGAGAATGCAGATCTTATCAGCATAGAATGTCCTATTGAGTTTATTGATAAAATCCGTCTGGAAGCAGACCGCATTGAAAGTTGCGAAAACCTTTACAAACTGCAATACATCAGTAATAACTATCATGCCCGCGCCGGATGTGTGTTTAGGAATAAAAATGATGAAGATTTTGCAAAGGCCCTTATTCTTCAGATTGCCAATGAATTCAGGAATAGGGTAGAAGATTATCTTATCATCCGTAACTGTATTTCAATCCTGCTTAATCTTATTGCCAGAAATATCATCCAAAGTGAGACTTCAGACCTTCAGGAAAATAAAAAAGCTTTTTCTATTATGAAGATCATCACTTATATTCAAAAACATATAAAAGATAGAGAAAAAACCGGAATTCAGGTTATTGCAGATCATTTTGGAATTTCCGGAAATTATTTCGGAGAATATTTTAAACAGCAGACCGGAGTTTCTTATCAGGATTATTTACTGGATTACCGGCTTAAATTGGTAGAAACCTATCTGAAGTACAGCAGTGCAAGGCTTAGTGAGATTGCTTATGAATTACAGTTCAGTGATGAGAGTCATCTTTCTAAACTCTTTAAAAAGTACAGAGGGATAACTCCCGGTGAATACAGAAAGAAAAATAGGTAA
- a CDS encoding DUF3828 domain-containing protein has translation MPRKTVLLSATCLLFIHCKKKDTIKTPIVPDTIKLENAKPATSKLQDHSPAETVESFVKWYRDNEDNLSRFNTIKGGPQAENETPVNYAIDFDQVDKEISFLKSSKLLSEKFLATYRQNYVEGDEYFKKNPANDGPPHGFDYDYFFKTQDDYQSDLNHIEAVKFIVKPVNSQLSYVEFHLKNCEMTYKYTLVKNNKDQWQIDSIENITR, from the coding sequence ATGCCAAGGAAAACAGTATTACTGTCTGCAACATGTTTGTTGTTTATACACTGCAAAAAAAAAGATACTATCAAAACACCCATTGTACCGGATACCATTAAACTCGAAAATGCAAAACCTGCTACATCTAAACTTCAGGATCATTCTCCGGCTGAAACAGTAGAATCATTCGTTAAATGGTATAGAGACAATGAAGATAACCTTTCTCGTTTCAACACCATAAAAGGCGGTCCTCAGGCTGAAAATGAAACTCCTGTTAATTATGCTATAGATTTTGATCAGGTTGATAAAGAAATATCCTTTCTGAAAAGCAGTAAATTATTATCTGAAAAGTTTCTGGCCACTTACAGACAAAATTATGTGGAGGGTGATGAATATTTCAAAAAGAACCCAGCTAATGACGGTCCTCCCCATGGATTTGATTATGATTATTTTTTCAAAACCCAAGACGATTATCAATCGGACCTAAACCATATTGAAGCAGTAAAATTTATTGTAAAACCGGTTAATTCTCAGCTATCTTATGTAGAGTTTCACCTGAAAAACTGTGAGATGACCTATAAGTACACCCTTGTCAAAAATAATAAAGATCAATGGCAAATTGATTCCATTGAAAATATCACCAGGTAG
- a CDS encoding GNAT family N-acetyltransferase, which yields MKEKWISHPTILEGTNVELIPLEKEHFEELYAAAADKELWTLIPTDGSNKTIFYQNYEFALSERENGNQYPFVIRHKETQKLIGSTRFFEIYPSDKKLEIGWTWITKEFWGTSINLECKLLLLTYCFEVLKTNRVQLKTKDNNFRSRKAIEKIGGVFEGVLRKDKIQNDGTTRNAAYYSILDDEWNTAKQKIETLIREKEVSLKG from the coding sequence ATGAAGGAGAAATGGATTTCACATCCCACCATTTTAGAAGGAACAAACGTTGAATTGATTCCTTTGGAAAAAGAACATTTCGAAGAATTGTATGCCGCTGCCGCAGATAAAGAGCTTTGGACATTAATTCCTACTGACGGTTCAAATAAAACTATATTTTATCAAAACTATGAGTTCGCCTTATCAGAAAGAGAAAACGGAAACCAATATCCTTTCGTTATCAGACACAAAGAAACCCAAAAACTGATAGGCTCCACAAGATTTTTTGAAATCTATCCTTCAGATAAAAAATTAGAAATCGGCTGGACTTGGATCACCAAAGAATTCTGGGGAACATCCATTAATTTGGAGTGCAAACTACTGTTACTTACCTACTGTTTCGAAGTATTAAAAACCAATCGTGTACAGCTGAAAACAAAAGACAATAACTTCAGATCCAGAAAAGCAATCGAAAAAATCGGCGGTGTATTTGAAGGAGTCTTACGTAAAGATAAAATTCAGAATGACGGAACCACAAGGAATGCAGCTTATTACAGCATTCTGGATGATGAATGGAATACAGCAAAACAGAAAATTGAAACCTTAATCAGAGAAAAGGAAGTTTCTTTGAAGGGCTGA
- a CDS encoding MFS transporter, with product MQEKESLNSRMPTACFLLFFAHGLVFSSWASRIPIIKDALSINEAQLGTLLLLMPIGQLSTMMLSGKLISRYGSSRMIKSCFLLYPVFLLLIGLSPSYWMLAAVLFFFGVTGNLCNIAINTQAIEIESITKRTLLSSYHGGWCFAGLVGALLGLLAINLHIETFHHFVLTFILVTLIWVYSKNNLTNVIHKAEPQTQSIFKSVNPTLVGLGIIGFLSMAIEGAMFDWSGVYFQTIVKAPQKLVILGYTSFILMMTLGRFIGNRIIEKLGKRTVLQFCGALMSIGLFLSVFLPELWICIIAFMIIGLGASLSVPSVYSTIGKVNTVAPSIALSFVSSISFLGFLIGPPLIGYIAEGLDLRYSFGLFACFGILLSIMAGKMDIFRNKN from the coding sequence ATGCAAGAGAAAGAATCCTTGAATTCTAGAATGCCTACTGCCTGTTTTTTACTTTTCTTTGCCCACGGGCTTGTTTTCTCGTCATGGGCCAGCCGGATTCCCATTATTAAAGATGCTCTTTCCATCAATGAGGCACAGCTTGGGACTCTTTTGCTTCTGATGCCTATAGGTCAGCTTTCTACGATGATGCTATCCGGGAAATTGATCAGCAGATATGGAAGCAGCAGGATGATTAAAAGCTGCTTTTTATTGTATCCGGTTTTTCTTTTGCTGATTGGGCTTTCTCCTTCTTACTGGATGTTGGCAGCTGTTCTGTTTTTCTTTGGTGTTACGGGGAACTTGTGTAATATAGCAATCAATACACAGGCCATTGAAATAGAATCTATCACTAAAAGAACGTTGTTATCTTCTTATCACGGAGGATGGTGTTTTGCCGGATTGGTAGGCGCATTATTGGGACTGCTTGCTATTAATCTGCATATAGAAACGTTTCATCATTTTGTTCTTACGTTTATCCTTGTCACTCTGATCTGGGTGTACAGTAAGAACAATCTTACCAATGTTATCCATAAAGCTGAGCCACAAACTCAGTCTATTTTTAAATCTGTAAATCCTACATTGGTGGGACTGGGCATCATTGGTTTTTTAAGCATGGCCATTGAAGGTGCCATGTTTGACTGGAGTGGTGTTTATTTTCAAACCATTGTAAAAGCACCGCAAAAACTTGTTATATTGGGGTATACGAGTTTTATTTTAATGATGACTTTAGGAAGGTTTATTGGAAACAGGATTATTGAAAAGTTGGGAAAAAGAACTGTGTTGCAATTCTGTGGAGCCTTAATGAGTATCGGTCTTTTCCTGAGTGTTTTCTTACCCGAGTTATGGATTTGTATCATTGCCTTTATGATTATCGGGCTTGGGGCTTCTTTAAGTGTACCATCAGTGTACAGCACCATTGGTAAAGTAAATACGGTTGCACCTAGTATCGCACTGTCATTTGTATCCAGTATTTCATTTTTAGGCTTTCTGATAGGACCACCTTTGATTGGATATATTGCAGAAGGTTTAGACTTAAGGTATTCTTTCGGGCTTTTTGCCTGCTTTGGGATCTTATTGAGCATTATGGCCGGAAAGATGGATATATTCAGAAATAAAAATTAA